One window from the genome of Natrialba magadii ATCC 43099 encodes:
- a CDS encoding DUF7554 family protein: MNDSRGALEVEALLKIILVLVAVLLVIEVLSALISGIIGLLQPLVMLAILAIIVLWLLDRL; this comes from the coding sequence ATGAACGACTCACGCGGCGCGCTCGAGGTCGAGGCACTCCTGAAAATCATCCTCGTCCTGGTGGCCGTTCTGCTCGTCATCGAGGTCCTCAGCGCGTTGATTAGCGGCATTATCGGCCTGCTACAGCCGCTGGTCATGCTCGCGATCCTCGCAATCATCGTGCTGTGGCTGCTCGACCGCCTCTAA
- the argH gene encoding argininosuccinate lyase produces the protein MTEESAHGGVGGTDGGHGDGDGDASGVVRRDRFSGGPARSFLSSLAADERIFEADLEIDRAHVLMLAAQEIVDDETAGDILTALDAIEVEGHGSLPDGEDVHEAIETAVIDQVGEEGGKMHTARSRNDEVATCIRYRLREDVLDAIETTLALRESLIDVASAHTETVMPGYTHLQPAQPTTVAHWALSYEGAIRRDTERLLDAYARINQSPLGGAAFAGTTFDIDREYTAELLGFDSVIQNSMDASSSRDFLLETTQALSTHATTLSGLAEDLIIFANRGFVDLADDYSSTSSIMPQKKNPDTLELVRAVAGDAAGNVQGLTTMLKGLPRAYNRDLQRATTHAWDAVDAVTEASEVAAGAVATADWNEEALEAEAGEGFSTATGVADLLAANGLPFRTAHELVASAAEQGADYDALDAAAEDVLGEPLEAYVDPDAVADALDPAQSVASRDSQGGPAPTAVADQLEYARDAIESDEAVQTDLVDELDAAHAALREEVNDYV, from the coding sequence ATGACTGAGGAGAGTGCTCACGGCGGTGTCGGCGGCACTGATGGCGGCCACGGCGACGGCGACGGCGACGCATCGGGCGTCGTCCGGCGAGACCGCTTCAGCGGCGGCCCTGCCCGGAGCTTCCTCTCCTCGCTTGCGGCCGACGAACGGATCTTCGAGGCCGACCTCGAAATCGATCGCGCGCACGTCCTCATGCTCGCGGCGCAGGAGATCGTCGACGACGAGACGGCAGGCGACATCCTGACCGCGCTCGACGCGATTGAGGTCGAGGGCCACGGCTCGCTCCCCGACGGCGAGGACGTCCACGAGGCCATCGAGACGGCCGTCATCGACCAGGTCGGCGAGGAGGGCGGCAAGATGCACACTGCACGCTCGCGCAACGACGAGGTCGCGACCTGTATTCGCTACCGCCTGCGCGAGGACGTGCTGGACGCCATCGAGACGACGCTCGCACTGCGCGAGTCCCTGATCGATGTCGCGAGCGCACACACGGAGACGGTGATGCCGGGCTACACACACCTTCAGCCCGCCCAGCCGACGACGGTCGCCCACTGGGCGCTCTCCTACGAGGGAGCCATCCGCCGCGACACCGAACGCCTGCTCGACGCCTACGCACGCATCAACCAGTCGCCACTCGGCGGCGCGGCGTTCGCGGGCACCACGTTCGATATCGACCGCGAGTACACAGCCGAACTGCTCGGGTTCGACAGCGTTATCCAGAACTCGATGGACGCCTCCTCGAGTCGAGACTTCCTGCTCGAGACGACCCAGGCACTGTCGACGCACGCGACGACGCTGTCCGGTCTCGCGGAGGACCTCATCATCTTCGCGAACCGCGGCTTCGTCGACCTCGCGGACGACTACTCCTCGACCTCGTCGATCATGCCACAGAAGAAGAATCCCGACACGCTCGAACTCGTCCGCGCGGTCGCGGGCGATGCGGCGGGGAACGTTCAGGGCCTGACGACGATGCTCAAGGGACTCCCCCGCGCGTACAATCGCGATCTGCAGCGCGCGACGACCCACGCCTGGGACGCCGTCGACGCCGTGACCGAGGCCAGCGAAGTCGCCGCGGGCGCGGTCGCGACGGCCGACTGGAACGAGGAGGCGCTCGAAGCAGAGGCCGGCGAGGGATTCTCGACTGCGACTGGGGTTGCGGATCTGCTCGCGGCGAACGGGTTACCGTTCAGGACGGCGCACGAACTAGTCGCGAGCGCGGCGGAACAGGGTGCCGACTACGACGCACTCGATGCCGCCGCCGAGGACGTCCTCGGCGAACCGCTCGAGGCCTACGTCGACCCCGACGCTGTCGCCGACGCACTCGATCCCGCCCAGAGCGTCGCAAGCCGCGACTCCCAGGGCGGGCCGGCACCTACCGCGGTGGCAGACCAACTCGAGTACGCTCGCGATGCAATCGAGTCCGACGAAGCGGTGCAGACGGACCTCGTGGATGAGCTCGACGCGGCGCACGCGGCGCTGCGTGAGGAGGTGAACGACTATGTCTGA
- a CDS encoding 2'-5' RNA ligase family protein has translation MYSVNVPVPGRVRQLADQFYPSLVGFETVREDHSCLLKRLGDEPHVSQLQRRAHRALEGAPAVEAQITGIDYFEDPPLGSAPVVYLAVESPGLESIHEQLLDEFDRVEGLEGDDYVPHVTLARGGNLETAQRLAEREIEPVTWTVTELEFWDGAYKLPVSRVSLPA, from the coding sequence GTGTACAGCGTCAACGTCCCCGTCCCCGGCCGCGTCCGCCAGCTTGCCGACCAGTTCTATCCCTCCCTCGTCGGCTTCGAAACCGTCCGCGAGGACCACTCCTGTCTCCTCAAACGACTCGGCGACGAACCCCACGTCTCCCAGCTTCAGCGTCGCGCCCATCGCGCACTCGAGGGCGCGCCCGCTGTCGAAGCCCAGATCACGGGCATTGACTACTTCGAAGACCCCCCACTGGGCTCTGCGCCCGTCGTGTATCTGGCCGTCGAGAGTCCCGGACTCGAGTCCATCCACGAACAGCTACTCGATGAGTTCGACCGCGTCGAGGGACTCGAGGGCGACGACTACGTGCCACACGTGACGCTCGCACGCGGTGGGAACCTCGAGACGGCACAGCGGCTGGCCGAGCGTGAAATTGAGCCGGTGACCTGGACGGTGACCGAACTCGAGTTCTGGGACGGAGCGTACAAGCTCCCGGTGAGTCGAGTGTCGTTGCCGGCCTGA
- a CDS encoding SDR family oxidoreductase: MTQVLENEVAVITGGASGIGREIARRFAADGADIVIADIQDTPREGGEPTHELIDEETEAETAYVECDVSSVDDLESAVVAADEFGGVTVMVNNAGIFHGEEFLQTEEEAFDRMMNINVKGVYFGAQAAARRMVEADGGSIINLSSVAGLEGSGEFVTYCGTKGAVRLLTYSMAAALGPDGVRVNAIHPGLIETTMTTDDVSIIGSEDEDAFLESIPSRRAGQPDEIADAAVYLASDQSSYVNGESLVVDGGMTNTQ, from the coding sequence ATGACACAGGTACTCGAGAACGAGGTTGCAGTAATCACCGGTGGTGCGAGCGGAATCGGCCGCGAGATTGCACGACGGTTTGCCGCAGACGGGGCGGATATCGTCATCGCAGACATCCAGGACACACCGCGTGAGGGTGGTGAACCGACTCACGAACTGATCGACGAGGAGACCGAGGCCGAGACGGCCTATGTCGAGTGTGACGTGTCATCCGTCGATGACCTCGAGAGTGCCGTTGTGGCGGCCGACGAGTTTGGTGGCGTGACCGTGATGGTGAACAACGCCGGCATCTTCCACGGAGAGGAGTTCCTCCAGACCGAAGAGGAGGCGTTCGATCGGATGATGAACATCAACGTCAAGGGCGTCTACTTCGGTGCGCAGGCGGCCGCGCGACGCATGGTCGAAGCCGACGGCGGGAGTATCATCAACCTCTCGTCGGTCGCCGGACTCGAGGGGTCGGGTGAGTTCGTCACCTACTGTGGGACGAAGGGTGCGGTTCGCTTGCTCACGTATTCGATGGCGGCGGCACTTGGCCCTGACGGCGTTCGCGTGAACGCGATTCACCCAGGACTGATCGAGACGACGATGACGACCGATGATGTCTCGATCATCGGCTCGGAAGACGAGGACGCCTTCCTCGAGTCGATTCCGTCTCGGCGTGCCGGTCAGCCAGACGAGATTGCGGACGCGGCGGTGTACCTCGCGAGCGACCAGTCGTCGTATGTGAACGGGGAGTCGCTGGTCGTCGATGGTGGGATGACTAACACGCAGTAG
- the lysX gene encoding lysine biosynthesis protein LysX, whose translation MTLQIGILYSRIRKDEKLLLTELRERGHEVIKIDVRTQTFDISEAAAEFADLDIVVDRCLATSRSLYATQFFDAYGIPVVNSHETADVCADKVKNSLALEKAGVPTPKTKVAFTKETAMEAIEEFGYPCVLKPVVGSWGRLMAKIDSPDAAEAILEHKATLGHYEHKVFYVQEFVEKPGRDIRVLAVDGEPVAAMVRSSDHWITNAAKGAETDVFELDDEAKELVQKSSDVVGGGLLGVDLMETENGYTVHEVNHTVEFKALNDAVETDVAGTVVDWLEEKASEADASGTELEVTF comes from the coding sequence GTGACCTTGCAAATAGGAATCCTCTACTCCCGGATCCGCAAGGACGAAAAGCTCCTCCTGACCGAGCTTCGCGAGCGCGGTCACGAGGTCATCAAGATCGACGTCCGCACGCAGACGTTCGACATTAGCGAGGCCGCAGCCGAGTTTGCGGACCTCGATATCGTCGTCGACCGCTGTCTCGCCACGAGCCGCAGCCTGTACGCGACGCAGTTCTTCGACGCGTACGGGATTCCCGTGGTCAACAGCCACGAGACGGCCGACGTCTGTGCGGACAAGGTCAAGAACAGTCTCGCACTCGAGAAGGCTGGCGTGCCCACGCCCAAAACCAAGGTTGCCTTCACGAAGGAGACGGCCATGGAGGCCATCGAGGAGTTCGGCTACCCCTGCGTCCTCAAACCCGTCGTGGGATCGTGGGGCCGCCTGATGGCCAAGATCGATTCGCCCGACGCCGCAGAGGCGATTCTCGAACACAAGGCGACGCTCGGCCACTACGAGCACAAGGTGTTCTACGTCCAGGAGTTCGTCGAGAAACCTGGCCGCGACATTCGCGTGCTCGCGGTCGACGGCGAGCCCGTCGCAGCGATGGTTCGCTCGTCTGACCACTGGATCACGAACGCCGCGAAAGGGGCCGAAACTGATGTCTTCGAACTCGATGACGAGGCGAAAGAGCTGGTACAGAAATCCAGTGATGTGGTCGGCGGCGGGCTGCTCGGCGTGGATCTGATGGAGACGGAAAACGGGTATACCGTCCACGAGGTCAACCACACCGTCGAGTTCAAGGCGCTCAACGACGCCGTCGAAACCGACGTCGCCGGTACTGTCGTCGACTGGCTCGAGGAGAAGGCCAGCGAGGCAGACGCTAGCGGAACCGAACTCGAGGTGACGTTCTGA
- a CDS encoding ATP-dependent DNA helicase, translating into MRFFPYDQPYENQREAMDRIHNALVRGQNVLFEGACGTGKTLSSLVPALEVAREEDKTVVITTNVHQQMRQFIAEARAITREEPIRAVVFKGKGSMCHIDVGYEECQALRDNTRAVVDAEQDKQQLERRQRELLTESQQGDGGAADARSAVMDELESIEERLDDLEDQNVCDYYRNNLTEDTDEFFGWLFEDVRTPDEIYEYAEQRELCGYELLKEGIEGVDLVVCNYHHLLDSTIREQFFRWLGRDPEDVIAVFDEAHNVEDAAREHATRTCSERTFESALDELADADDPRAEDAVNALSAFHRALVETYEDSFGFGERERIGENWEDVPIANEGRRDDLTLEFLQRYEGRGIQEDLEAAMKLGQELDAEYEEAYREGETATRTECQTLQAAAFVSAWMNEGSKEGLYPVVAVTRDAGTDEVYGRAEIYSCLPRQVTGQLFEEVSATVLMSATLQPFDVTEDVLGLEKPVTMAYGLQFPADNRRTYAVETPPLFSSDRDDPAVQEDVTETIHDAVRMTPGNTLTFFPNYGEASRYAERLESRSRSRSRSNVTVYLDEPGQPVEELRQEFIADDGAVLCTSLWGTLAEGVSFDGDDAQTVLVVGVPYPHLDDRAEAVQEAYDAAFDGTETGWRYAVEIPTVRKTRQALGRVIRSPEDVGVRALLDRRYSKQAKSDLGKYSVNSTFPHEEREELLDIGPEKLKFAMLNFYGDHDCYDGDAPAP; encoded by the coding sequence ATGCGCTTTTTCCCGTACGACCAGCCGTACGAGAACCAGCGCGAGGCCATGGACCGCATCCATAACGCGCTCGTGCGCGGGCAAAACGTCCTCTTTGAGGGTGCCTGCGGGACCGGCAAGACCCTCTCGTCGCTCGTTCCCGCTCTGGAAGTCGCCCGCGAGGAGGACAAGACGGTCGTCATCACGACGAACGTCCACCAGCAGATGCGCCAGTTCATTGCCGAGGCGCGCGCGATCACTCGCGAGGAACCCATCCGCGCCGTCGTTTTCAAGGGGAAAGGCTCGATGTGCCACATCGATGTCGGCTACGAAGAGTGTCAGGCCTTGCGGGACAACACCCGCGCCGTCGTCGACGCCGAACAGGATAAACAGCAACTCGAGCGCCGCCAGCGCGAACTCCTGACCGAGAGCCAGCAGGGCGACGGTGGCGCGGCCGACGCCCGCTCTGCAGTGATGGACGAACTCGAGTCCATCGAGGAACGCCTCGACGATCTGGAGGACCAGAACGTCTGTGACTATTACCGGAACAACCTGACCGAAGACACCGACGAGTTCTTCGGCTGGCTTTTCGAGGACGTTCGCACGCCCGACGAGATCTACGAGTACGCAGAGCAGCGCGAGCTTTGTGGCTACGAACTGCTGAAGGAGGGGATCGAGGGCGTCGACCTGGTCGTCTGTAACTACCACCACCTGCTCGATTCGACGATTCGCGAGCAGTTCTTCCGCTGGCTGGGCCGCGACCCTGAGGACGTCATCGCCGTCTTCGACGAGGCCCACAACGTCGAGGACGCCGCCCGCGAGCACGCCACCCGGACCTGCTCCGAGCGGACGTTCGAGTCCGCACTCGACGAACTCGCAGACGCTGACGATCCGCGGGCGGAAGACGCCGTCAACGCCCTCTCCGCGTTCCACCGTGCGCTCGTCGAAACGTACGAAGACTCCTTTGGCTTCGGCGAACGCGAACGCATCGGCGAGAACTGGGAGGACGTCCCCATCGCGAACGAGGGCCGTCGCGACGACCTGACACTCGAGTTCCTCCAGCGCTACGAGGGTCGCGGCATTCAGGAGGATCTCGAGGCTGCGATGAAACTCGGCCAGGAACTGGATGCGGAGTACGAGGAGGCCTACCGCGAGGGCGAGACCGCGACGCGGACGGAGTGTCAGACCTTGCAGGCCGCCGCGTTCGTCAGCGCATGGATGAACGAGGGCTCGAAGGAGGGCCTGTACCCCGTCGTTGCCGTTACCCGCGACGCGGGGACGGACGAGGTCTACGGTCGCGCCGAGATTTACTCGTGTCTGCCACGGCAGGTCACGGGGCAACTGTTCGAGGAGGTTTCCGCGACGGTGCTCATGAGCGCGACCTTGCAGCCGTTCGACGTGACCGAGGACGTGCTCGGACTCGAGAAGCCGGTGACGATGGCCTATGGATTGCAGTTCCCCGCGGACAATCGCCGAACGTACGCCGTCGAGACGCCGCCGCTGTTCTCCTCGGATCGGGACGACCCCGCGGTGCAGGAGGATGTTACCGAGACCATCCACGACGCCGTTCGCATGACTCCTGGCAACACGCTCACCTTCTTCCCGAACTACGGTGAGGCGAGCAGATACGCAGAGCGACTCGAGTCCCGGTCCCGGTCCCGGTCCCGGTCGAACGTGACGGTCTACCTCGACGAACCGGGGCAGCCGGTCGAGGAGCTTCGACAGGAGTTTATCGCCGACGACGGGGCCGTCCTCTGCACCTCGCTGTGGGGGACGCTCGCGGAGGGTGTGAGTTTCGACGGCGACGACGCACAGACAGTGCTCGTTGTCGGCGTGCCGTACCCGCATCTGGATGACCGTGCCGAGGCGGTCCAGGAAGCCTACGACGCGGCGTTCGACGGCACCGAGACGGGCTGGCGCTACGCCGTCGAAATTCCGACCGTTCGCAAAACGAGGCAGGCGCTCGGTCGTGTTATCCGTTCGCCCGAGGACGTCGGCGTCCGCGCGTTGCTCGACAGACGCTACTCGAAGCAAGCAAAGTCGGATCTCGGCAAGTACAGCGTCAACAGCACCTTCCCGCACGAAGAACGCGAGGAACTGCTCGATATCGGCCCGGAAAAACTCAAGTTCGCGATGCTCAACTTCTACGGCGACCACGACTGCTACGACGGCGACGCGCCCGCGCCCTGA
- a CDS encoding VOC family protein, translating to MSDESIPVTPELPDSPVHMQGTDHITIWGSNAEETIAFYRDLLGMPLVLRQPNLDDPSQTHLFFDTGDGRILTFFVSDDRPSARGQRGGVGAVHHLCFSVDPDEYEETMEALEDAGYQYNIFDRGIFHSIYTRDNNGLVIELSADKYEIPNDRRGEILATAQELREDDGAEYAKDEHLRGAIDELGLEVVEHDLPEASAGTGGL from the coding sequence ATGAGCGACGAGTCAATTCCAGTGACGCCGGAACTGCCGGACAGCCCCGTTCACATGCAGGGCACCGACCACATCACCATCTGGGGGAGCAACGCCGAGGAGACGATCGCGTTCTATCGCGACCTCCTCGGGATGCCGCTGGTGCTTCGCCAGCCGAACCTCGACGATCCATCCCAGACGCACCTCTTCTTCGATACGGGCGACGGGCGCATCCTGACGTTCTTCGTCAGCGACGACCGCCCCTCTGCCCGCGGCCAGCGCGGCGGCGTCGGCGCGGTTCACCACCTCTGTTTCAGCGTCGATCCCGACGAGTACGAAGAGACGATGGAGGCACTCGAGGACGCCGGCTACCAGTACAACATCTTTGATCGGGGCATCTTCCACTCGATCTACACGCGAGACAACAACGGGCTCGTCATCGAACTCTCGGCGGACAAGTACGAGATTCCGAACGACCGCCGCGGCGAGATTCTGGCGACGGCACAGGAACTGCGCGAGGACGACGGTGCGGAGTACGCCAAGGACGAGCACCTTCGCGGTGCGATCGACGAGTTGGGACTCGAGGTCGTCGAACACGACTTGCCCGAGGCGAGCGCTGGCACCGGTGGGCTGTAA
- a CDS encoding alpha/beta hydrolase, which yields MTPPVDRGGGDDGGSSGDNRDNGDANGVNGDGDSNTSTTSNTSNTSNTSNDRIDGPHQDHPLVTAGTELESADAAMALVHGRGATARSIIQMGREVHRNGLALLAPQAQRNEWYPNSFLAPVESNEPGRTSGLQAISDAIEAANEAGVPTDQILVLGFSQGACLASEFVARNPQRYGGLVALSGGLIGDEIEVTDYLGGESAADLDDTPTFLGCSDVDPHIPEERVHETASVLAKLNADVDTRLYEGMGHGVNEDELETVASMAATLSGG from the coding sequence ATGACGCCACCAGTGGACCGCGGTGGCGGCGATGACGGAGGGAGCAGCGGCGATAACAGGGATAACGGCGACGCCAACGGTGTCAACGGCGACGGAGATAGTAACACCAGCACCACCAGCAACACCAGCAACACCAGCAACACCAGCAACGACAGAATCGACGGTCCACACCAGGACCACCCACTCGTGACAGCCGGCACGGAACTCGAGTCCGCCGACGCGGCGATGGCTCTCGTTCACGGTCGCGGGGCGACCGCGCGGAGTATCATCCAGATGGGGCGCGAGGTCCACCGAAATGGTCTCGCGCTCCTTGCGCCGCAAGCCCAGCGCAACGAGTGGTATCCGAACTCGTTCCTCGCGCCAGTGGAGTCGAACGAGCCGGGGCGAACGTCGGGGCTACAGGCGATTTCGGATGCGATCGAAGCGGCAAACGAAGCTGGCGTACCGACCGACCAAATCTTGGTACTCGGCTTCTCACAGGGTGCCTGCCTCGCGAGCGAGTTCGTCGCGCGCAATCCACAGCGCTACGGCGGGCTGGTTGCACTGAGCGGTGGTCTGATCGGTGACGAGATCGAGGTGACGGACTATCTCGGTGGAGAGTCGGCTGCTGACCTCGACGACACCCCCACCTTCCTCGGCTGCAGTGACGTCGACCCCCACATTCCAGAAGAGCGCGTCCACGAAACCGCGAGCGTCCTCGCGAAACTCAACGCCGACGTCGATACCCGTCTCTACGAAGGGATGGGCCACGGCGTCAACGAAGACGAACTCGAGACGGTCGCCTCGATGGCCGCCACGCTGAGTGGCGGGTGA
- a CDS encoding helix-turn-helix transcriptional regulator — protein MDGRGLRALICGLVVVGCALAVVWSVPVAVVATAADAGTAPHSAQAEDQFGVQDAGQGQYLLQEGDNGVGNGDEDDDEDENDEEIPAPEAAGHLDNATDVHISISLHENGTATFTVDYRFEDAESAEWQQLRDDVEENPDGYVAYELDDWETIRAAGENETGREMAISNGSVTTDTSSTPQELGHVTFSFQWSSFAYVELNQLEAGDALVDFTLVEGRTLHVFPPEDYIISDVDPASDDPPEESVRWNGGETEFMDDQPWIVMIENGESTTEPVEPEESPAMPWLIVGIALGVLAAAGAGGWWYKRRTRASAPAAGSESATNTGDESLAPPAEPPQAAGVGSSDTAAPDSDADVDSGSPGTAGPDSPASNGPPPELLSNEERVLRLLKEHGGRIKQQQVVSELEWTEAKTSQVVGGLREDDAIDVFRIGRENVLALPDDEDDE, from the coding sequence ATGGACGGAAGGGGGCTTCGAGCCCTGATTTGCGGACTCGTGGTCGTTGGGTGCGCGCTTGCGGTCGTCTGGTCCGTACCGGTTGCTGTGGTGGCAACGGCTGCGGATGCTGGGACGGCACCACACTCCGCACAGGCCGAAGATCAGTTTGGCGTGCAAGACGCCGGCCAGGGACAGTATCTACTTCAGGAGGGCGACAACGGCGTTGGTAACGGAGACGAAGACGACGACGAAGACGAAAACGACGAGGAAATCCCAGCGCCCGAAGCGGCCGGTCACCTCGACAACGCGACCGATGTCCACATCAGCATCTCGCTTCACGAAAACGGCACGGCAACGTTCACTGTCGATTACCGATTCGAGGACGCAGAATCCGCTGAGTGGCAACAGTTACGCGACGATGTCGAAGAGAACCCCGACGGATACGTCGCATACGAACTCGACGACTGGGAGACGATCCGTGCTGCCGGTGAGAACGAAACCGGCAGAGAGATGGCGATTTCGAACGGGTCGGTGACGACCGACACGAGTTCGACGCCACAGGAGCTCGGACACGTCACATTCTCGTTCCAGTGGTCATCGTTCGCCTACGTCGAGTTGAATCAGCTCGAAGCTGGCGACGCACTCGTCGACTTCACACTCGTCGAAGGCCGAACACTGCACGTGTTCCCGCCGGAGGACTACATTATCAGTGACGTTGACCCCGCTTCCGACGACCCGCCGGAAGAGTCAGTCCGCTGGAACGGTGGTGAGACGGAGTTCATGGACGACCAGCCCTGGATCGTCATGATCGAAAACGGGGAGAGTACGACTGAACCAGTCGAACCCGAGGAAAGTCCGGCAATGCCGTGGCTCATCGTTGGGATTGCACTCGGTGTGCTGGCGGCCGCCGGCGCAGGCGGCTGGTGGTACAAACGCCGAACACGGGCGAGTGCGCCAGCGGCCGGTTCAGAGTCGGCGACCAACACTGGCGACGAGTCACTGGCACCACCGGCGGAACCCCCACAGGCTGCGGGAGTCGGGAGCAGTGACACTGCAGCACCCGACTCAGACGCTGACGTTGACTCTGGGTCCCCTGGCACCGCAGGACCGGATTCACCCGCATCGAACGGTCCGCCACCGGAACTGCTGAGCAACGAGGAACGTGTTCTCCGACTCCTGAAGGAACACGGCGGACGCATCAAACAACAGCAAGTGGTGTCGGAACTCGAGTGGACCGAGGCCAAGACGAGTCAGGTTGTCGGTGGGTTACGTGAGGATGACGCGATCGATGTCTTCCGGATTGGCCGGGAGAACGTGCTGGCGTTGCCCGATGATGAGGACGACGAGTAG
- the lysW gene encoding lysine biosynthesis protein LysW produces the protein MTECVECGAEVSLHDDLEAGEIVDCTTCGAELEVVDTEPPVLERAPELEEDWGE, from the coding sequence ATGACAGAATGCGTCGAGTGTGGGGCCGAAGTCTCCCTGCACGACGATCTGGAAGCTGGAGAGATTGTTGACTGTACGACCTGTGGAGCCGAACTGGAAGTCGTCGACACCGAGCCGCCAGTCCTCGAGCGAGCCCCGGAGCTCGAAGAGGACTGGGGTGAGTGA
- a CDS encoding universal stress protein, with protein MAILVAYDGSEPAQQAAEYAFRQHADDEIVLLRVVEAAEGYTGASVNYVQDALKDRQEEVSGTLREEIAELASNPDVEFRTETTIGRPDNEVVAFAEDESNDIDHIIVGSHGRAGVSRALLGSIAEKIVRRAPVPVTVVR; from the coding sequence ATGGCAATTCTCGTCGCATACGACGGTTCGGAACCCGCACAGCAGGCCGCCGAATACGCGTTCAGACAGCACGCTGACGACGAAATCGTCCTCCTTCGCGTCGTCGAAGCCGCTGAAGGGTACACCGGCGCGAGCGTCAACTACGTCCAGGACGCGCTCAAAGACAGGCAAGAGGAAGTCTCGGGCACGCTCCGCGAGGAGATCGCCGAACTCGCGAGTAACCCCGACGTCGAGTTCAGAACGGAGACAACAATCGGTCGGCCGGACAACGAAGTGGTCGCGTTCGCCGAAGACGAATCGAACGACATCGACCACATCATCGTCGGCAGCCACGGTCGCGCGGGTGTTTCACGGGCTCTCCTCGGCAGCATTGCAGAAAAGATCGTTCGCCGAGCGCCGGTTCCGGTGACGGTCGTCCGGTAA
- a CDS encoding argininosuccinate synthase: protein MTRVALAFSGGLDTTVCVPLLEEEYGYDEVIGVTVDVGQPASEFDEAEETADALNLDHYVVDAKDEFADLCFDSVCANATYQGYPLGTALARPVIAEAILEVAEENDCTGIAHGCTGKGNDQLRFEAVWRDSDLEVIAPVRELGLTREWEQEYAAEKGLPVEGGSGGDWSVDTNLWSRSVEGAELEDPSYVPSTDIYNWTDEPSGETEEIELTFEQGYPVAIDGEEYEPVALIEYLNELAGSYGVGRTDSMEDRMLGLKVRENYEHPAATTLLNAHEALEGLVLTQEEREFKQLIDQKWSKKGYEGLVDAPLVSALEGFIAETQQRVTGTVTIRFEGGKARPVGRDSKYAAYSAEHASFDTETVGKIAQEDATGVAKYHGFQRRLANSVTTDESEDESEVELATDGGEE, encoded by the coding sequence ATGACACGCGTTGCACTCGCGTTCTCGGGCGGACTTGACACGACTGTCTGTGTCCCGCTGCTCGAGGAAGAATACGGATACGATGAAGTCATCGGCGTCACCGTCGACGTCGGTCAACCAGCCTCGGAGTTCGACGAGGCAGAAGAAACCGCCGACGCGCTCAATCTCGACCACTACGTCGTCGACGCCAAAGACGAGTTCGCCGACCTCTGTTTCGATAGTGTTTGCGCGAACGCGACCTACCAGGGTTACCCGCTCGGCACGGCGCTTGCACGCCCAGTAATTGCCGAGGCAATCCTCGAGGTCGCCGAGGAGAACGACTGTACCGGTATCGCCCACGGCTGTACGGGCAAGGGGAACGACCAGCTCCGTTTCGAGGCCGTCTGGCGCGACTCCGATCTGGAAGTCATCGCGCCCGTGCGTGAACTCGGTCTCACGCGCGAGTGGGAACAGGAGTACGCCGCAGAGAAAGGGCTCCCCGTCGAGGGCGGCAGCGGCGGCGACTGGTCCGTCGACACCAACCTCTGGAGTCGCTCCGTCGAGGGCGCCGAACTCGAGGACCCGAGCTACGTTCCGTCCACGGACATCTACAACTGGACGGACGAGCCGTCCGGCGAGACCGAAGAGATCGAGCTCACCTTCGAGCAGGGCTACCCCGTCGCGATCGACGGCGAGGAGTACGAGCCCGTTGCGCTGATCGAGTATCTGAACGAACTCGCCGGCTCCTACGGCGTCGGCCGCACGGACTCGATGGAAGACCGCATGCTCGGCCTCAAAGTGCGTGAAAACTACGAACACCCCGCCGCCACGACGCTGCTCAACGCCCACGAGGCGCTCGAAGGGCTCGTCCTCACCCAGGAGGAACGCGAGTTCAAACAGCTGATCGACCAGAAGTGGTCGAAGAAGGGCTACGAGGGCCTCGTCGACGCACCACTCGTGAGTGCACTCGAGGGCTTCATCGCTGAGACCCAGCAGCGCGTCACCGGTACGGTCACGATCCGCTTCGAGGGCGGCAAGGCCCGTCCGGTCGGTCGCGACAGCAAGTACGCCGCGTACTCGGCCGAACACGCCTCCTTCGATACGGAGACGGTCGGCAAGATCGCCCAGGAGGACGCTACTGGCGTCGCGAAGTACCACGGCTTCCAGCGCCGTCTCGCGAACTCGGTCACGACCGACGAGAGTGAGGACGAGTCGGAGGTCGAACTCGCAACGGACGGAGGCGAGGAGTAG